One genomic window of Fusobacterium simiae includes the following:
- the gyrA gene encoding DNA gyrase subunit A, producing the protein MSNVDNRYIEEELKESYLDYSMSVIVSRALPDVRDGLKPVHRRILFAMNEMGMTNDKPFKKSARIVGEVLGKYHPHGDSAVYGTMVRMAQDFNYRYLLVEGHGNFGSIDGDSAAAMRYTEARMEKITAELLEDIDKNTIDWRKNFDDSLDEPTVLPAKLPNLLLNGAIGIAVGMATNIPPHNLGELVDGILALIDNKDIEILELMNYIKGPDFPTGAIIDGKAGIIEAYKTGRGKIKVRGKVDIEELKNGKSNIIVSEIPYQLNKANLIEKIANLVKEKKITEISDLRDESNREGIRILIEIKKGEEPELVLNKLYKYTDLQTTFGVIMLSLVNNVPRVLNLKEMLNEYIKHRFDVITRRTIFDLDKAEKRAHILRGYQIALENIDRIIELIRASSDGAVAREQLIEKYAFTDIQARSILDMKLQRLTGLEREKIDTEFKEIEALIKELREVLEDNNKIYEIMKKELLELKEKYNDKRRTKIEEERMEILPEDLIKDEEIIITYTNKGYVKRIEANKYKAQKRGGKGVSALNTIEDDFAEKIISASTLDTIMVFTDKGKVYNIRAYEIPDLSKQSRGRLLSNIINLSEGEKVRDTIVIKEFSPEKEVVFITKNGLIKKTSLGEFKNINNSGLIAIKTKEDDDIIFVGLIEDVNKEEILIATHDGYCTRFLTDTIRPTGRSTQGVKAITLREGDAVVSAMLIKNPETDILTITENGYGKRTSLDEYPQYNRGGKGVINLKANEKTGKVVSVLEANEDEELMCLTSNGIVIRTSMTEISRIGRATQGVRIMKVADDEKVAAITKIKKEEELED; encoded by the coding sequence ATGTCAAATGTTGATAACAGATATATTGAAGAAGAGTTAAAAGAATCTTACTTAGATTACTCTATGAGTGTTATAGTAAGTAGAGCATTACCAGATGTAAGAGATGGACTAAAACCTGTTCATAGAAGAATCTTGTTTGCAATGAATGAAATGGGGATGACTAACGACAAGCCATTTAAAAAATCTGCCAGAATAGTTGGGGAAGTTTTAGGTAAGTATCACCCTCATGGGGATTCAGCAGTATATGGAACTATGGTAAGAATGGCACAAGATTTCAATTACAGATATTTACTTGTTGAAGGACATGGGAACTTTGGGTCTATTGACGGGGATTCAGCAGCAGCAATGAGATATACAGAAGCTAGAATGGAAAAAATTACTGCTGAATTATTGGAAGATATAGATAAAAACACTATCGATTGGAGAAAAAACTTTGATGATTCCTTAGATGAACCAACAGTTCTACCTGCAAAGTTACCTAACTTATTATTAAATGGAGCAATAGGAATAGCAGTTGGTATGGCAACTAATATACCTCCTCATAATTTAGGAGAATTAGTTGATGGAATACTGGCCCTTATAGATAATAAAGATATAGAAATTTTAGAGCTTATGAACTATATCAAAGGGCCAGATTTTCCAACAGGAGCCATAATAGATGGTAAAGCCGGAATAATAGAAGCCTATAAGACTGGTAGAGGAAAAATAAAAGTAAGAGGAAAAGTAGATATAGAAGAGCTAAAAAATGGAAAATCAAATATAATAGTAAGTGAGATTCCATATCAATTGAATAAGGCTAATTTAATTGAAAAGATTGCTAATCTAGTTAAAGAAAAGAAAATAACTGAAATCTCAGATTTAAGAGATGAATCAAATAGAGAAGGAATAAGAATATTAATTGAAATAAAAAAAGGCGAAGAACCTGAATTAGTTTTAAATAAACTATATAAATATACAGATTTACAAACTACTTTTGGAGTTATAATGCTTTCTTTGGTAAATAATGTACCAAGAGTTTTAAACCTAAAAGAAATGTTAAATGAATATATAAAACATAGATTTGATGTTATAACAAGAAGAACTATATTTGATTTGGATAAGGCAGAAAAAAGAGCACATATATTGAGAGGTTATCAAATAGCTTTAGAAAATATAGATAGAATTATTGAGCTTATTAGAGCATCTTCTGATGGTGCAGTTGCAAGAGAACAATTAATAGAAAAGTATGCTTTTACAGATATTCAAGCTAGGTCAATACTTGATATGAAATTACAAAGATTGACAGGTTTGGAAAGAGAAAAAATAGATACAGAATTTAAAGAAATTGAAGCTTTAATTAAAGAATTAAGAGAAGTTTTAGAAGATAACAATAAAATATATGAAATAATGAAAAAAGAATTGTTAGAGCTTAAAGAAAAGTACAATGATAAAAGAAGAACAAAAATTGAAGAGGAAAGAATGGAAATTCTTCCAGAAGATTTAATAAAAGATGAGGAAATAATTATTACATATACTAATAAAGGGTATGTAAAGAGAATAGAAGCAAATAAGTACAAAGCACAAAAAAGAGGTGGTAAAGGAGTTTCTGCACTTAATACAATAGAAGATGACTTTGCAGAAAAAATTATCTCAGCCTCTACTCTTGATACAATAATGGTTTTCACAGATAAAGGAAAGGTGTATAATATAAGAGCCTATGAAATTCCAGATTTATCTAAACAATCAAGAGGAAGATTATTAAGCAATATAATAAATCTTTCAGAAGGTGAAAAAGTTAGAGATACAATAGTTATAAAAGAATTTTCACCAGAAAAAGAAGTTGTATTTATAACTAAAAATGGTTTAATAAAGAAAACTTCTTTGGGCGAATTTAAAAATATAAATAATTCAGGTTTAATCGCTATAAAGACAAAAGAAGATGATGATATTATCTTTGTTGGACTTATAGAAGATGTTAATAAGGAGGAAATCTTAATAGCTACTCATGATGGATATTGCACAAGATTCTTAACTGATACAATAAGACCTACTGGAAGAAGTACACAAGGTGTAAAAGCAATAACTCTAAGAGAAGGAGATGCTGTTGTTTCAGCTATGCTTATAAAAAATCCTGAAACAGATATACTTACTATAACTGAAAATGGATATGGAAAGAGAACAAGTCTTGATGAATATCCTCAATATAATAGAGGTGGAAAAGGAGTTATAAACTTAAAAGCCAATGAAAAAACTGGTAAAGTTGTTTCTGTATTGGAAGCCAATGAAGATGAAGAATTGATGTGTTTAACTTCTAATGGAATAGTTATTAGAACTTCTATGACTGAAATTTCTCGTATTGGTAGGGCAACACAAGGTGTTAGAATTATGAAAGTTGCAGATGATGAAAAAGTTGCAGCAATTACAAAAATTAAAAAAGAAGAAGAGTTAGAAGATTAG
- the gyrB gene encoding DNA topoisomerase (ATP-hydrolyzing) subunit B: MSYEAQNITVLEGLEAVRKRPGMYIGTTSERGLHHLVWEIVDNSVDEALAGYCDKIEVKILPDNIIEVVDNGRGIPTDIHPKYGKSALEIVLTILHAGGKFENDNYKVSGGLHGVGVSVVNALSEWLEVEVRKNGTIHYQKYHRGKPEENVKIIGTCDENEHGTTVRFKADGEIFETLIYNYFTLSNRLKELAYLNRGLTIILTDLRKDEKKEEIYKFDGGILDFLSEIVKDETTIIDKPFYVSAEQDDVGVDVTFTYTTSQNEVIYSFVNDINTHEGGTHVQGFRTALTKVINDVGKAQGLLKDKDGKLMGNDIREGVVGIISTKIPQPQFEGQTKGKLGNSEVSGIVNTVVSNSLKIFLEDNPNITKIIIEKILNSKKAREAAQKARELVLRKSVLEVGSLPGKLADCTSKKAEECEIFIVEGDSAGGSAKQGRDRYNQAILPLRGKIINVEKAGLHKSLESSEIRAMVTAFGTSIGETFDISKLRYGKIILMTDADVDGAHIRTLILTFLYRHMIDLIYGGNVYIACPPLYKVASGKQVVYAYNDLELKNVLGQMNQENKKYTIQRYKGLGEMNPEQLWETTMNPDGRLLLKVSIDNAREADMLFDKLMGDKVEPRREFIEEHAEYVKNIDI; the protein is encoded by the coding sequence ATGAGTTATGAAGCACAGAATATAACAGTTTTGGAAGGATTGGAAGCTGTTAGGAAAAGACCAGGAATGTATATAGGAACAACATCAGAAAGAGGGCTACACCATTTGGTATGGGAAATAGTAGATAACTCTGTTGATGAGGCTTTGGCTGGATATTGTGATAAGATAGAAGTAAAGATTCTTCCAGATAATATTATTGAAGTTGTGGATAATGGGAGAGGAATTCCTACTGATATACACCCTAAGTATGGAAAATCTGCATTGGAAATAGTTTTGACAATTTTACATGCTGGTGGAAAATTTGAAAATGATAATTATAAAGTTTCAGGGGGACTACATGGAGTTGGAGTTTCTGTTGTTAATGCACTTTCTGAATGGCTTGAAGTAGAAGTTAGAAAGAATGGAACTATACATTATCAAAAATATCATAGAGGAAAACCAGAAGAAAATGTAAAAATTATTGGAACTTGTGATGAAAATGAACATGGGACAACAGTAAGATTTAAAGCTGATGGAGAAATTTTTGAAACATTGATATATAACTATTTCACTCTTTCAAATAGATTAAAAGAATTAGCATATCTAAATAGAGGATTAACTATAATTCTTACAGATTTAAGAAAAGATGAAAAGAAAGAAGAAATATATAAGTTTGATGGTGGAATTTTAGATTTCTTAAGTGAAATAGTAAAAGATGAAACTACAATTATAGATAAACCATTTTATGTATCAGCTGAACAAGATGATGTTGGAGTTGATGTAACTTTTACTTATACAACTTCACAAAATGAAGTTATTTACTCATTTGTAAATGATATAAATACTCATGAAGGTGGAACTCATGTTCAAGGTTTTAGAACAGCATTGACAAAGGTAATAAATGATGTGGGAAAAGCTCAAGGTTTGCTTAAAGATAAAGACGGTAAACTTATGGGAAATGATATAAGAGAAGGAGTTGTAGGGATTATATCTACAAAAATACCTCAACCACAATTTGAAGGACAAACTAAGGGTAAACTTGGAAATTCAGAAGTCTCTGGAATAGTGAATACAGTTGTTTCAAACAGTTTAAAAATATTTTTAGAAGATAATCCAAATATAACAAAGATTATAATTGAAAAAATATTAAATTCAAAAAAAGCAAGAGAAGCTGCACAAAAAGCAAGAGAGCTTGTTTTAAGAAAATCTGTTTTAGAAGTTGGGTCTTTACCAGGAAAATTAGCAGATTGTACTTCAAAAAAAGCAGAAGAATGTGAAATCTTTATAGTCGAAGGAGATTCAGCAGGAGGTTCTGCAAAACAAGGTAGAGATAGATATAATCAAGCTATATTACCACTTAGAGGTAAAATTATAAATGTTGAAAAAGCAGGGTTACATAAATCTTTAGAAAGTTCAGAAATAAGAGCTATGGTTACTGCATTTGGAACAAGCATAGGGGAAACTTTTGACATATCTAAATTAAGATATGGAAAAATAATTCTTATGACAGATGCTGATGTTGATGGTGCACACATAAGAACATTGATTTTAACTTTCCTATATAGACACATGATAGATTTAATTTATGGTGGAAATGTTTATATTGCTTGTCCTCCATTATATAAGGTGGCATCAGGAAAACAAGTAGTCTATGCTTACAATGATTTAGAGTTAAAAAATGTCTTAGGACAAATGAATCAAGAAAATAAAAAGTATACTATACAAAGATATAAAGGACTCGGAGAAATGAATCCTGAACAACTTTGGGAAACAACAATGAACCCAGATGGAAGATTACTTCTAAAAGTTTCAATAGATAATGCAAGAGAAGCTGATATGCTTTTTGATAAACTTATGGGAGATAAGGTTGAACCAAGAAGAGAATTTATAGAAGAACATGCAGAATATGTAAAAAATATAGATATATAA
- the recF gene encoding DNA replication/repair protein RecF (All proteins in this family for which functions are known are DNA-binding proteins that assist the filamentation of RecA onto DNA for the initiation of recombination or recombinational repair.), whose translation MKISNISYLNFRNLENGSIDLSDKINVFYGKNAQGKTSLLEAIYYSSTGISFKTKKTSEMIKYNFDEFISSISYSDYIANNKISVRFKNVSGAKKEFFFNKKRISQTDFYGKINIIAYIPEDIILISGSPKNRRDFFDIEISQIDKGYLTNLKNYDKLLKIRNKYLKENKRNSEEFAIYEKEFIKYASYIIFTRIEYVKSLSIILNLQYRKLFNIEQELNLKYETTLDKVAKVTVEMIQESLKKEILQKKCQEDRYKFSLVGPHKDDYKFLLNGYEAKISASQGEKKSIIFSLKLSEIEIIKKNRKENPVVIIDDITSYFDEDRRKSILDFFNKKDIQVLISSTDKLDIEAKNFYVEKGIIEDESNINK comes from the coding sequence TTGTCTGACAAGATAAATGTTTTTTATGGTAAAAATGCCCAAGGAAAAACAAGTCTTTTGGAGGCAATTTATTATAGTTCCACAGGTATAAGTTTTAAAACCAAGAAAACCTCAGAAATGATAAAATATAATTTTGATGAGTTTATATCTTCAATTTCATATAGTGATTATATTGCAAACAATAAAATTTCTGTAAGGTTTAAAAATGTATCTGGTGCAAAAAAAGAATTTTTCTTCAATAAAAAGAGAATTAGCCAGACAGATTTCTATGGAAAAATAAATATTATTGCCTATATACCTGAGGATATAATTCTTATTAGTGGTTCTCCTAAAAATAGAAGAGATTTCTTTGATATTGAAATTTCTCAAATAGATAAAGGATATTTAACTAACCTTAAAAATTATGATAAGTTACTAAAAATCAGAAATAAATATCTAAAAGAGAATAAAAGAAATAGTGAAGAATTTGCTATCTATGAGAAAGAATTTATTAAATATGCTTCCTATATAATTTTTACTAGGATAGAATATGTTAAAAGTCTTTCAATAATACTGAATTTACAGTATAGAAAACTTTTTAATATAGAACAGGAACTAAATTTAAAATATGAAACAACATTGGATAAAGTTGCAAAAGTAACTGTTGAGATGATACAGGAAAGCCTGAAAAAAGAGATTTTACAGAAAAAATGTCAGGAAGATAGATATAAATTTTCACTTGTAGGACCACATAAAGATGACTATAAATTTTTGTTAAATGGTTACGAAGCTAAAATTTCTGCCTCACAAGGTGAAAAAAAATCTATAATATTTTCTTTAAAACTCTCAGAAATTGAGATAATAAAGAAAAATAGAAAGGAAAATCCTGTTGTTATTATAGATGATATAACTTCATATTTTGATGAGGATAGAAGAAAATCAATATTAGATTTTTTTAATAAAAAAGATATACAGGTATTGATAAGTTCAACTGATAAATTGGATATAGAGGCTAAAAATTTCTATGTTGAAAAAGGAATTATAGAAGATGAAAGTAATATCAATAAGTGA